Proteins encoded in a region of the Atopobium sp. oral taxon 416 genome:
- a CDS encoding glycoside hydrolase family 5 protein, protein MESWITPELFADSGALTERDLAHSLGSERYKALVRVHRTAFITESDFASIALRGFNAVRLPVPWYVFGDEGSNSGMYQGCLEQVDNAMEWAENAGLMVLLVFSVSPGSTVAQSDHATSGQEVVAHRPEAIKITRELTHRYVGSDAFLGIELADDPVAQRRQGLHLSEGIPIHLLRNYYRAVYSALREAEGPNFLIVLPDAGAENGWDKFLATHRDQNVWLDCHLYQYLDDLSVTASELDVRDLVRKSLKKLNRARRSRLPVMVGKWSGALPYADSVSTPEGRIALERVYVSEQLHAFRECPAWFFQTWKTEGKIAGWDARIALSSFERRLLD, encoded by the coding sequence TTGGAGTCATGGATCACGCCGGAACTCTTTGCCGACTCGGGGGCGCTCACGGAGCGCGACCTGGCGCACTCACTGGGATCTGAGCGCTATAAGGCGCTCGTCCGTGTCCACCGCACAGCCTTTATCACCGAGAGTGACTTCGCTTCGATTGCCCTGCGCGGCTTCAATGCGGTGCGCCTTCCGGTCCCGTGGTACGTCTTTGGAGATGAAGGTTCCAATTCGGGAATGTATCAGGGCTGCCTGGAGCAGGTTGACAATGCGATGGAGTGGGCCGAGAACGCCGGCCTTATGGTGCTGCTGGTATTCTCAGTGTCACCGGGTTCGACGGTGGCGCAGTCAGACCACGCCACGAGCGGCCAGGAAGTGGTTGCGCATCGACCTGAGGCGATCAAAATCACCCGGGAGCTCACGCACCGTTATGTGGGCAGCGATGCCTTCTTGGGCATCGAGCTTGCGGATGATCCGGTGGCACAGCGCCGTCAGGGGCTGCATCTGAGCGAAGGGATCCCCATCCATCTGCTGAGAAACTACTACCGTGCAGTGTACAGTGCCCTGCGTGAAGCTGAGGGCCCGAATTTTCTGATCGTGCTCCCCGATGCTGGCGCCGAAAATGGCTGGGATAAGTTCCTGGCCACGCACCGCGATCAGAACGTGTGGCTCGATTGCCATCTCTATCAGTACCTCGACGACCTGAGCGTCACTGCCAGTGAGCTGGATGTGCGCGATCTCGTGAGGAAATCCCTCAAGAAGCTGAACCGTGCGCGACGCTCACGCCTGCCGGTGATGGTCGGCAAATGGTCAGGGGCGTTGCCCTACGCTGATTCGGTTTCGACGCCGGAAGGGCGTATCGCGCTTGAGCGCGTCTACGTCTCAGAACAGCTCCATGCTTTCAGGGAGTGCCCCGCCTGGTTCTTCCAGACCTGGAAGACCGAAGGAAAGATTGCCGGCTGGGATGCTCGCATTGCCCTCTCCAGCTTTGAGCGGAGGCTGCTCGACTGA
- a CDS encoding ABC transporter substrate-binding protein, translated as MAEKSKVARVAKEVTCAVALVTLCVGLCACSARSVIDSIRDDSSYPSASQARIDDANTLEPQVSVPTIKENGYLTVGIKADTGVPFSQTDSQNRYWGLDIDLASALASELGLHVRFVGVSDATAVQKSCDVVMNVEDGEAEGVAQTAVYAQQSISLFGRGKQGSLTQEELVGRTIGARDAIAVQTTLSQLFPTASIEVFGNMQDCMEALALGKVDYVAADSATGNYFAEQTGDISQIGTIDDPVDIGCGIVDSNADLAQALQTSLDDLKASGKYQLIRNRWLNSTEEADEEKPAVQ; from the coding sequence TTGGCAGAAAAGAGCAAGGTTGCCAGAGTGGCAAAGGAGGTTACCTGTGCTGTCGCACTTGTGACACTCTGCGTGGGGCTCTGTGCGTGCTCTGCGCGCTCCGTCATCGACTCAATCCGCGATGACAGCAGCTATCCCTCAGCCTCACAGGCCCGTATCGACGATGCTAACACCCTTGAGCCACAGGTAAGTGTCCCCACGATCAAAGAGAACGGCTACCTCACCGTCGGCATCAAGGCAGACACGGGCGTGCCTTTCAGTCAGACAGACAGCCAAAACCGCTATTGGGGGCTTGATATCGACCTGGCAAGCGCGCTCGCCTCTGAGCTGGGGCTACACGTTCGGTTTGTGGGTGTGTCCGATGCCACCGCAGTGCAGAAAAGCTGCGACGTGGTGATGAATGTTGAAGATGGCGAAGCCGAGGGGGTAGCGCAGACCGCAGTCTACGCACAGCAGTCGATCAGCTTATTCGGTCGCGGTAAGCAGGGCTCCCTCACGCAGGAAGAGCTTGTCGGCAGGACTATCGGGGCCCGTGATGCGATTGCAGTGCAAACTACCCTGTCTCAGCTCTTTCCCACCGCCTCAATAGAAGTGTTCGGCAACATGCAGGACTGCATGGAGGCGCTCGCCTTGGGCAAAGTGGACTATGTAGCGGCGGATTCTGCTACCGGCAACTATTTTGCGGAACAGACCGGAGATATCTCTCAGATCGGGACGATCGACGATCCGGTCGATATCGGCTGTGGCATCGTGGATTCAAATGCGGACTTGGCGCAGGCCCTGCAGACGTCGCTGGATGATCTCAAGGCGAGCGGAAAATACCAGCTTATCCGCAATCGATGGCTCAACAGTACCGAGGAGGCAGACGAGGAGAAACCTGCAGTTCAATAG
- a CDS encoding ComF family protein: MEKDRSYLERALDALEETLWPTRCVGCDAVGELLCESCRSELPWIDQSRACSVCGAPYGRMVCTECKRDWPGDGVACALSYEGVARRIVTTYKDHHETRLAALIAQGLWKLLQELSETADAEGSPRLDLSSLDGIVVVPDTAEARTRRGFDHMELIGKHLSRLSGLPLFALLENRSTADLRHLGKEERARQMESAIACTQSTFGMRLLLVDDVITTGTTVKSCMRSLKAQGALYVFTAAFARVW, encoded by the coding sequence ATGGAGAAGGACCGCTCATACCTTGAGCGTGCATTAGACGCTCTGGAGGAGACACTGTGGCCGACACGGTGCGTCGGGTGCGACGCTGTGGGTGAGCTTCTGTGTGAGTCCTGCCGCAGCGAGCTTCCCTGGATCGATCAGAGTCGGGCGTGCTCGGTGTGCGGGGCTCCCTACGGGCGGATGGTCTGTACGGAATGCAAGCGTGACTGGCCGGGCGATGGGGTAGCCTGTGCCCTCTCCTATGAAGGGGTCGCGCGTCGCATCGTGACCACCTACAAAGACCACCATGAGACTCGGCTTGCGGCGCTCATCGCCCAAGGGCTCTGGAAGTTGTTGCAGGAACTGTCGGAAACGGCGGATGCAGAAGGCTCCCCGCGGCTTGATCTCTCCTCACTCGATGGGATCGTCGTGGTGCCGGACACCGCTGAGGCGCGGACTCGTCGTGGCTTTGACCATATGGAGCTCATCGGAAAGCATCTCTCACGCCTGAGCGGGCTGCCGCTTTTTGCTCTGCTGGAAAACAGGAGCACAGCGGATCTCAGACACTTGGGGAAGGAAGAGCGCGCTCGGCAGATGGAGAGCGCCATTGCGTGTACGCAGAGCACGTTTGGGATGCGGTTGTTGCTTGTCGACGACGTGATCACAACCGGCACGACTGTGAAGTCCTGTATGCGCTCGCTCAAAGCGCAAGGGGCGCTGTACGTCTTTACCGCCGCCTTCGCGCGGGTGTGGTAG
- the rsmA gene encoding 16S rRNA (adenine(1518)-N(6)/adenine(1519)-N(6))-dimethyltransferase RsmA encodes MYSYLANPRATREVLDQFGFTTKHHLGQNFLVSDAVIGHILELADLKDTDTVLEVGPGIGTLTCALLPRAQAVVSLEADRSLEPVLQETCAHRLDHLRILWGDALRLDPQDIQKAFAELGCREAPDAFVSNLPYQVAATVLLRFFQGLDPLKRAVVMVQCEVADRIVAQPGSKEYGAYTVKLRLFARVTGRFNVSLSNFMPQPHVESCVVRLERCPQKALTNEELQKVFQVVNAAFCQRRKTIRNAMSSAGFDKNMLDVAFAKAGIEPSARAERLEVDQFIDLERALDKAGFRITP; translated from the coding sequence ATGTATTCATACCTGGCAAATCCCCGTGCGACGCGTGAGGTGCTCGATCAGTTTGGCTTCACCACCAAACATCACCTGGGGCAGAACTTTCTGGTCAGCGATGCTGTGATTGGGCACATCCTCGAACTTGCCGATCTCAAGGATACCGATACGGTGCTGGAGGTCGGACCGGGGATCGGGACGCTGACCTGTGCGCTGCTTCCCCGGGCACAGGCGGTTGTCTCACTTGAGGCGGACCGATCACTTGAGCCGGTCTTGCAGGAGACCTGCGCGCATCGGCTCGATCACTTGCGGATCCTCTGGGGTGATGCGCTGAGACTGGACCCTCAAGATATTCAGAAAGCCTTTGCAGAGCTGGGGTGCCGTGAGGCTCCGGATGCCTTTGTCTCCAACCTTCCCTATCAGGTAGCGGCAACGGTACTCCTGCGCTTCTTCCAGGGATTAGATCCGCTAAAGCGTGCCGTGGTGATGGTCCAGTGTGAGGTTGCTGATCGCATTGTGGCTCAGCCCGGCTCCAAAGAGTATGGCGCCTACACGGTAAAGCTGAGGCTCTTTGCGCGGGTGACTGGCCGCTTCAATGTCTCACTGAGCAACTTCATGCCCCAACCGCACGTGGAGTCCTGCGTGGTACGGCTGGAGAGATGTCCTCAGAAGGCACTGACGAACGAAGAGCTGCAGAAGGTCTTTCAGGTGGTGAACGCTGCCTTCTGCCAGCGCCGCAAGACCATCCGTAACGCAATGAGCTCTGCCGGGTTTGACAAGAATATGCTCGATGTGGCCTTTGCAAAGGCAGGGATTGAGCCTTCCGCACGCGCGGAACGGCTCGAGGTTGATCAATTTATTGACTTGGAACGCGCCTTGGACAAGGCGGGATTTCGCATCACACCGTAA
- a CDS encoding TatD family hydrolase has product MAQTAQAVALFHDKKGRAKDYPVALLPLIDTHGHLTDFDENTPTRALARAAQAGVCHLVSPVDPTDDATDPRHLMYAFHMWCKDAHTLIDAQRQAGVSFPKFEGQEAHGRTADAAEIAHFVRIVAGVHPYGAKAYLEDPEVKKHLIFILRCPVCVGVGEIGLDYTCGVDHEEQKRAFIEQLDTAQDWGLPVELHIRDARADSTAEAHRDALKILKQVGIPKAGCDLHCFTSTLDVLRDFVAIGCSVAFGGALTFKSSDEIRDAALVCPQHALLSETDCPYMAPVPLRGMEAEPAMVAYVTAALAQLRLEHGEADSLNQTYQALWDNGNALFFSNASKLDLSDQDAWYPCLTS; this is encoded by the coding sequence ATGGCTCAGACTGCACAAGCTGTAGCACTCTTTCACGATAAAAAGGGAAGAGCGAAGGACTACCCCGTGGCTTTGTTGCCCCTGATCGATACGCATGGGCACCTCACTGACTTCGACGAAAACACGCCGACGCGGGCCCTTGCCCGCGCTGCACAGGCAGGCGTCTGCCATCTGGTCTCACCGGTGGATCCCACTGACGATGCGACTGACCCGAGGCATCTGATGTATGCCTTCCATATGTGGTGCAAGGATGCCCACACGCTGATCGATGCTCAGCGCCAAGCGGGGGTGAGCTTCCCCAAGTTTGAAGGACAGGAAGCCCACGGGCGTACGGCGGATGCCGCCGAAATCGCGCACTTTGTCCGTATCGTCGCTGGCGTGCACCCCTATGGGGCTAAAGCTTACCTGGAGGATCCCGAGGTGAAAAAGCATCTCATCTTCATTCTTAGATGTCCGGTGTGCGTCGGCGTGGGGGAGATCGGGCTGGACTACACCTGCGGCGTGGACCACGAGGAGCAGAAACGCGCTTTTATTGAACAGCTCGATACCGCGCAGGACTGGGGTTTGCCCGTCGAGCTGCACATCCGGGATGCACGGGCAGACAGCACCGCCGAGGCACACCGCGATGCGTTGAAAATTCTGAAGCAGGTCGGCATACCAAAGGCGGGCTGCGATCTGCATTGCTTTACTTCGACGCTGGACGTCCTGCGTGACTTTGTCGCGATCGGCTGCTCGGTGGCCTTTGGTGGGGCGCTGACCTTCAAGAGCTCTGATGAGATCCGTGACGCAGCGTTGGTGTGCCCGCAACATGCGCTGTTGTCAGAGACCGACTGCCCCTACATGGCGCCGGTGCCGCTGCGCGGCATGGAGGCAGAGCCTGCGATGGTGGCCTATGTAACTGCAGCGTTAGCGCAGCTGCGCTTGGAGCATGGTGAAGCCGACAGCCTCAACCAGACGTATCAGGCACTCTGGGACAACGGCAATGCCCTCTTCTTCTCCAACGCCTCGAAGCTCGATCTGTCAGATCAGGATGCATGGTATCCTTGCCTCACGAGCTAG
- the metG gene encoding methionine--tRNA ligase translates to MAKEPSFYITTPIYYVNAAPHLGTAYCTILTDVQARFRRLEGYDVKFLTGMDEHGEKVADAAEEHGMTPQQWCDAQAPLFQKLWKTLEISNDDFIRTTEPRQYHAVQYLWERMEESGYLYKGSYDGWYCVPEETYFTENQVRKSDEASHTEGQHLCPDCGRPLERVQEDSYFFKLSAFQDKLLKLYDEHPDFVQPSFRMNEVRSFVAGGLQDLSVSRTSFDWGIPVPFDRKHMTYVWFDALLNYMTAVGYGLDDSKSKEEYAYRWPAQYHIVGKDIIRFHCVIWPAMLMAIGEPLPEHIFAHGFLTVRNKKTGKAEKMSKSRGNGIDPQEVIDFLGVEGYRYYFMTDVEHGEDCAISFERMEQVYNADLANSWGNLVSRSLNMSAKYFDGKVPTIPEGWKSQDNPLQTIAQGICERYCSHMEKFDYAGAKDVAMELIHAANHYIEDTTPWAVAQDPARKDELTSIILNLLESIRIAAHLMTPFMPTTSAEVLCRLSLEDEVGSDETLATLCEWGRLKGDVPAAKGKALFPRLPKLDR, encoded by the coding sequence ATGGCGAAAGAGCCTTCTTTTTACATTACGACCCCAATCTACTACGTGAATGCGGCGCCGCATTTGGGAACGGCCTACTGCACGATCCTGACGGATGTCCAGGCCCGGTTCCGTCGGCTGGAAGGCTACGACGTTAAATTCTTAACCGGTATGGACGAGCATGGGGAGAAGGTCGCTGATGCCGCCGAGGAGCACGGGATGACTCCGCAGCAGTGGTGTGATGCCCAGGCTCCGCTCTTCCAGAAGCTGTGGAAGACCCTCGAAATCTCAAACGATGACTTTATCCGCACGACCGAGCCGCGTCAGTACCATGCAGTCCAGTATCTCTGGGAGCGCATGGAGGAATCCGGTTATCTGTATAAGGGCTCTTACGACGGTTGGTACTGCGTGCCGGAGGAGACCTACTTTACCGAGAATCAGGTGAGGAAGTCCGACGAGGCGAGCCACACCGAGGGGCAGCACCTCTGCCCGGACTGCGGACGTCCCCTCGAGCGGGTGCAGGAGGATTCCTACTTCTTCAAGCTCTCCGCGTTCCAGGACAAGCTGCTCAAGCTCTATGATGAGCATCCCGACTTCGTGCAGCCGAGCTTTCGCATGAACGAGGTGCGTTCCTTTGTAGCGGGAGGGCTTCAGGACCTATCTGTCTCCCGTACGAGCTTCGATTGGGGTATTCCGGTCCCGTTCGATAGGAAGCACATGACCTACGTCTGGTTCGACGCGCTGCTCAACTATATGACCGCCGTGGGCTATGGCCTGGACGATTCGAAGTCCAAGGAAGAGTACGCCTACCGCTGGCCGGCGCAGTACCACATCGTCGGTAAGGATATCATTCGCTTCCACTGCGTGATCTGGCCGGCGATGCTGATGGCGATCGGTGAGCCGCTGCCCGAGCATATCTTCGCGCACGGCTTCCTCACCGTGAGGAACAAGAAGACCGGCAAAGCTGAGAAGATGTCCAAGAGCCGTGGCAACGGTATTGACCCACAGGAGGTTATCGACTTCCTGGGCGTCGAAGGCTACCGCTATTACTTTATGACCGACGTTGAGCACGGTGAAGACTGCGCGATCTCCTTTGAGCGTATGGAACAGGTTTACAATGCGGATCTGGCTAACAGCTGGGGCAATCTGGTCTCCCGCTCGCTCAACATGTCCGCCAAGTACTTTGACGGGAAGGTCCCGACGATTCCGGAGGGCTGGAAGAGCCAGGACAATCCGCTGCAGACGATCGCTCAGGGCATCTGTGAGCGCTACTGCTCCCACATGGAGAAGTTCGACTATGCGGGCGCTAAGGATGTGGCGATGGAGCTGATCCACGCTGCCAACCACTACATTGAGGACACGACGCCGTGGGCTGTCGCTCAGGATCCGGCGCGTAAGGATGAGCTCACGTCGATCATCCTCAACCTTTTGGAATCCATCCGTATCGCGGCGCATCTGATGACGCCATTCATGCCGACGACCTCCGCAGAGGTCCTGTGCCGCCTGAGTCTCGAGGATGAGGTTGGCTCCGATGAGACGCTCGCGACCCTGTGTGAGTGGGGACGCCTTAAGGGCGACGTACCTGCCGCAAAGGGCAAAGCGCTCTTCCCGCGCCTGCCCAAACTGGACAGATAG
- the rsmI gene encoding 16S rRNA (cytidine(1402)-2'-O)-methyltransferase has translation MGGVLSMVGTPIGNMQDVSQRVVHTLESADTVLCEDTRVTGKLLSLLGVHTRLERCDANVLPLELPHILERLKAGERIAFVSDAGMPGISDPGQQLVDAARAADLPVEVVPGPTASVAALVASGLPSNHFFFEGFLPRKGGAQRSRLEMLAAIPATLIVYESPRRVVSTLTVIGEVMADRQVALVRELTKVHEEVLRGTAQNLIETLNARDSLKGECVLVIAPPSEEEQRARAAVPQIGFEEALKQGLNSKESTSALAKRLAKTYGKPRSRVYELIVSVREKL, from the coding sequence ATGGGTGGCGTTCTGTCGATGGTTGGGACCCCGATCGGAAATATGCAGGACGTCTCGCAGCGGGTGGTCCACACTCTTGAATCCGCAGATACAGTGCTGTGCGAAGATACCCGGGTGACCGGGAAGCTGCTCAGCCTCTTGGGTGTACACACCCGGCTCGAGCGCTGCGACGCGAATGTCCTGCCCTTGGAGTTGCCGCACATCTTGGAGCGGCTCAAAGCGGGGGAGCGTATCGCCTTCGTCTCAGACGCAGGCATGCCCGGAATCTCCGATCCGGGGCAACAGCTCGTTGATGCTGCACGTGCAGCGGATCTGCCGGTGGAAGTCGTCCCGGGTCCCACGGCCTCTGTCGCCGCGCTCGTAGCCTCAGGCCTTCCCTCGAACCATTTCTTCTTTGAGGGATTTTTGCCGCGCAAGGGCGGGGCACAACGTTCTCGGCTTGAGATGCTTGCCGCGATTCCTGCGACGCTTATCGTCTACGAATCACCGCGCCGGGTGGTGTCCACCCTGACCGTAATCGGTGAGGTGATGGCTGACCGTCAGGTGGCACTTGTGCGGGAACTCACGAAGGTACATGAGGAAGTCCTGCGGGGCACTGCCCAAAACCTGATTGAGACACTGAATGCACGCGATAGCCTCAAGGGGGAGTGCGTCCTTGTGATCGCCCCACCCTCTGAGGAAGAGCAGCGCGCACGGGCAGCAGTGCCCCAGATAGGTTTTGAAGAGGCGCTGAAGCAAGGCCTTAACTCCAAAGAATCGACGAGCGCGCTTGCCAAGCGTCTGGCCAAAACCTACGGGAAACCTCGCTCTCGGGTCTATGAGCTCATAGTATCTGTACGTGAAAAGCTATAA